The sequence below is a genomic window from Nostoc flagelliforme CCNUN1.
TTTATTTTCTTGACGCAAACTACTTGCTGTCTTTTCGCTTTCAAACTATAATATTTTCAAGGTTCGGTTTCCCTTTTAACGTCGCTCTTTATCGCTCCGCTTCAGGCACTTATTCAATATAACGAACCCAACTCATTGTGTCAACTATTTTTCCAAAATATTTTGGGACTGTTTTCGAATCCCCATGAAAGCCTTAGAGAGTAAGGGGTATAGGCTATAGTATTCCTGGAAGTCACTAAGGAAGCAATAAAGTTGTGAGCAATTCTGGTGTTTTGCCGCCCTGGCTGGTTTTAGATCCATTTTTGCGTGGCTGGTTGTTGGAGGATATTGGCAGGGGCGATCGCACAACAAATACGCTACTAGTAGAAGATGTGACGCTAGGTTCGGCTAAATGGATAGCTAAAGCTTCAGGGATAATTGCTGGCTTACCAGTTGCTGCTAAGGTGTTCCAGATTTTGAATGAAAAAGTCAGCTTTGTGGCGGTTGCGGCTGAAGGTACATGGTGTGAGCCGGGACAGGTAGTAGCTGAAGTTCATGGTTCGTTGGATGCGCTACTGATGGGGGAACGAGTTGCTCTGAATTTAGCTATGCGGTTGAGTGGGATTGCAACGCTGACTAATATATATGTAGACAAAATTGCTGATTTACCTGCTCAGTTGGTGGATACGCGTAAAACTACACCCGGACTGAGACTGTTGGAAAAGTACGCGACTGCTTTAGGTGGGGCGATTAATCACCGCATGGGGTTGGATGATGCGGTAATGATTAAGGATAATCACATTGCGGCGGCTGGGGGAATTGGAGAAGCTGTTACCCGTATTCGTTCTCAGATTCCTTATCCCTTGACTATAGAGGTAGAAACGGAAAGTTTAGAGCAGGTGAAAGAAGCTTTGCAGCACAAGGCTGACATTATTATGTTGGACAATATGGCTTTGGATATGATGCGTCAGGCGGTGCAATTGATTCGCCAGCAGGATAACCGGGTGAAAATTGAAGCTTCTGGAAATGTGACTTTGGAAACTATTCGCGGTGTAGCAGAGACGGGTGTTGACTATATTTCTAGCAGTGCGCCCATTACTCAGTCAAAGTGGTTGGATTTGAGTATGAGGATTGTACTTTAAAATAAATAAGCTGAATAGTCCAACTGCAAAATCGGTGTAATGTTGCATTTCAGCAGGATCAAAGTCTAAAAAAATTCAAGTAAAGCCGCCAGACTTTTTCTGTGGGGCTTATTAAATCCTATTTAAATTGGAATTTCAATCCAGAACTCTGTGCCTTTTCCTGGTTCTGATAGACAATTTAAAATTCCGCCATGTTTTTCTACTACAATTTGGTAGCTAATTGACAGCCCTAGCCCTGTTCCCTTACCCACAGGTTTTGTTGTGAAAAAGGGATCAAATAAGCGTTTTCTAACGTCTTCGTCCATCCCTAATCCGTTATCAGCAATTCGGATGACAACAAATTTACTGTCTAAAATTTCAGTCCGAATTATAATTTGCGGTTTATCATTTGTTTTTAACTTGACCATTGACTCTTCTAAAGCATCGATTGCATTAGTCAAAATATTCATAAATACTTGATTAAGCTGTCCAGGATAGCAATCAAATAATGGCAAATCACCATATTCTTTAACAATAGATATATCCAACCCAATTCCATTATTTTTCCAGCGATGATGCAAGATTAATAGTGTATTTTCAATTCCTTCATGAATGTCAACTAATTTTTTTTCTGCTTCATCATGACGAGAAAAATTTCGTAACCCTAGAACAATTTCACGGATACGATTAGTACCCATATTCATCGAAGACAGGAGCTTAGAAAGGTCATCGGTAATAAATTCTAAATCAATTTTTTCAGCAAAATCGGAAATATCTATCTGGGGATTGGGATAGTGTTGCTGATAAAGGCGCAATAGAGTTAACATCTCTTGAAAGTATTCATTTGCATAGGTTAAGTTACCGTGAATAAAGTTAACTGGATTGTTGATTTCATGGGCAACTCCAGCTACTAATTGTCCTAAACTACACATTTTTTCATTCTGGATCAGCTGAGATTGAGTTTGCTGCAATTTATGCAAGGTTTCAGTGAGTTTTTCGGCTTGAGTTTGAGCAGCTAAAGTAGCAGAGCGACTTTGGGTATAAAGTTGTGCATGATCGATGGCGATCGCTAGTTGATCGCAAACAGCTTGTAGCAAGCTAATTTCACTGTTAGTCCAAATGCGATCGCCACTGCAATGACTACACACAATTGCCCCAATTTCTCCAGAATTACTCTTAACTGGTAGTAGTAATTGAGATGTGATGCCGAATCCAGTTAAAAGCTCTTGCAAATCGTGATCGAGATGTGAATTACTCTTAATATCGTCTATGCAAATTAACTCTTGAGAGATAAGTATTTTTGTTAACAAAGTGCTTTTGTGGAGCGGAATACTGCCTAATATGGTTGGCAAGTTAGGGTTTCGCGCTTCATAAGTAATAGTTAAACTTGGTTGGGATGGGTGCGGTAAGTAACAAATAAAGTAGCAACGATCAATTTGTAATAAGCTGCGAATTTCATTCACCGCAGTTTGTAAGATCATATTTAGGTCAAGAGAACTGCGGATTTGACTGGCTAGACGCAGTAATAAGGCTTCTCTACGGCTGAGGAGTTCTTCTCGCGCCAAGATTCGGTCAATAGCCACAGCAATATTATTAGCAATCCAATTTAATAGGTTATGAGTTGGTTCGGTAAATAATTGCTTGCTAACTAAAGCCATTATACCGATTAATTGCTGCTCTACTATTAAGGGATAAGCAGAAAATCTCAAAATTGAGAATGTAGAATCGAGAATTTTTTTGGAATTATTAATTGATAGTTCTTCGTTAAAAATAGATTGATGCTTTTGAGCCATTAAGCCAATAATGTTATTTGCTAAAACCATGTGATTTGGGAAATCTTGGCTATCGTTCAAAGCATTACAAGTAACATCTGTGCAATGAACACCAGCCTGCAATTGTAGCTGGTTTGTTTGTCCTTCAAATGTCCAGATACAAGCAAAGTCGATATCAAGGTATTGCGAAATAGGATTTGTACAGTTTTGCAGAATTTCTGGAAGTGTGCCACTTTGAGATAAGGCTAAACTGACTTCTGCACTCAAAAGTGACAAACGCGATCGCTCCAATAAAGCTAACTCTGAGAGCTTGCGCTGTATAATGTCTGTACGAATTGATACGTATTGATAGGGTTTTCCATCTGGGTTCAACATTGGGGCGATCAAAGTATCTACCCAATAAAAACTGCCATCCTTGGCTTTATTTTTAATTTCTCCCTTCCATATTTCTCCTTGGGCAATAGTTTTCCATAAATTTGCAAAAAATTCTTTTGTATGATAGCCATAATTAATAATACGATGATCTTGCCCTATAAGTTGTTCTCTAGAATATTTAGAAATTTCACAAAATTGGTCATTAACATAGGTTATTCTTCCGGTTTTATCAGTAATAGCTACAAGGGAATGGGCGTTTGTTCCCACGAAGACTGTTTTATTTACGAATACGTAATAACGTTGATAGCAGAGGCAAAAATTATCTCCTAGTTTTTACTGAAAACCCTAGCTAGTTATTGACTTAATTCCTTACTAAATAAAGGGTTCCCAAAAAAAGTGTAAAAGAAACATTTATATTTTGAATCCCACATTCCGCAGGTGCGATCGTAAATGCTGTATTTTAAAAATGACTTAAATTTTGCATTTTAGAAGCATGAGAGCTTCACCACTAAATATTAGGGTACAGGATATTGACCACTGCGGCATAGTCGCAGGCATCTGTGATGAGATGAATCTAGTAGAACAAATTAACCGACTACTGGGAACTCACTCTCAAGAAATCATCAGTGCAGGTCAAGTTGTAAAAGCGATGATTTTAAACGGATTAGGGTTTGTGAGTGCGCCATTATATTTGTTTGAAAAGTTTTTCGTTGGCAAAGCTACAGAGCATCTTTTAGGAGAAGGAATACGTCCAGAACACTTAAACGATGACCGTTTGGGTCGAGTATTAGACAAATTGTATGAGGCTGGACTAACTGAAGTATTTGTGACAGTGGCGATTTGTGCAGCACGTAAATTCGGGGTCAAAATGGACAGCCTGCACCTCGATTCAAGTTCATTTCACGTTGATGGTGATTACATAAACAACCCAACAGCACAGGAGGCGGCGGAACCAGGAGGAATCGAAATTACCTATGGCTATTCAAGAGATCACCGCCCAGACTTGAAACAATTTATTTTAGACCTGATGTGCAGTGGGGATGGAGACATCCCGCTATACCTAAGAGTTGGAGACGGTAATGAATCGGACTCAGCGATGTTTGCTACCATAATCGCTGATTTTCAAAGGCAGTGGCAGATAGATGCTTTGTTTGTTGCAGATGCGGCCCTTTACACTGAAGAAAATTTGCAACAAATGAAACATCTTCGTTGGGTATCGAGAGTACCAGGCACCCTAACTGCGGCAAAAATGCTGTCAGAGAATATCCCAGAACAAGCATTCAATGACAGTGCAATGCCTGGGTATGAGATCGCAGCAATTTGTAGTGAGTATGGTGGTATACGACAACGTTGGTTGGTAGTTGAAAGTCAAGCGAGAAAAGATGCCGACCTCAAGCAGCTGGAAAAACGTTTAACTAAGCAATTATCAAAAGCCCAATCTGAACTGAGGCTGTTGTTAAACCAGGAATTTGCTTGCTCAAAAGATGCTCTGATTGCTGCACAACGCCTCAGCTCTAAGTTGCCCTTACACCAACTGGCTAATATCCAGGTGAATGAGGTAAAAAAACATACTGGACGTGGTAGACCCAGTAAGGATGCTTCCCCCACCTTTTACTACCAAGTTGATGCTTCACTTGAACCCAAGGAAATAGCGATCGCCATCGAAACCAAACGAGCCGGAAGATTTATTTTAGCCACCAATGTCCTTGATGCCGAAGAACTGAGCAATGACGATATTTTACGTGAATATAAGGCACAGCAGTCTACTGAGCGTGGTTTCCGATTTCTCAAAGACCCTTTATTTTTTACTTCAAGTGTGTTCCTCAACTCGACTGAGAGAGTCGCCGCACTAGCAATGGTTATGGGTTTGTGCCTGCTTGTTTATAGTCTTGGTCAAAAAGCTCTACGTCAAGCTTTGGAACGGGCAAAAAAAACTATTGATAATCAATTGGGTAAACCAACTTCTACTCCAACCTTACGTTGGGTGTTCCAATGTTTTATGTCCATTCATTTGGTTACGATCGCCCAAATAAAGCAAATTGCCAACTTAACCCATGAAAGGCAATGGATTCTCCAGTTTTTTGGTGCTCCTTGTCGAAAATATTATCTTCTTTCTTAACTAACCTGCGGAATGTGGGTTGAATTAAAGATAAGAAGTGTTACGTAAGAGCAATACGTTTTGCTTAACAGCATCAACTCTTTAATCTGCTTAAGATTGTTTACCAGGGTATCGTGTCCGTTTTGCTATCTCTAGCTTGGCTAACGTGGCAGTGTTACTTACGGGAATAAATGTAAACACCATAATTTGGGATAACTACGATCGCCATTTTCAAGACCCGTATATTCAAAGGCTAACTGGATGTTAAATAGATTATTCTGGAAGTTCCTAAGCAATACTGCCGCGCTTTCTGGCTTCTTTGTAGGAAGTTCCCACATTTTTTAGACCAGCTTTAATCATTTGTTGTTCGAGGAGAGCAAAGAAACGCGTTCTATCGCCACCTTTTACCACTGCTTGATTATGGGCTTCTGCGATCACTACTGGGTAGCCATATCCTTTTTGGACTTGTGCCAGCATTAGCCCCAATGCTTGGTCTAGTATGGTTAAATTCTCTGCAACCCATGCTGGAACTTCGATTCGGGCAATTTCGGTGCCAACGTGGACATAGCAAAAGTAAATGGTTTGGTCTCCGTAGAGTTCAAGAATGGGGGAATTACTGCGCCACAGGGTACTGCGTTGTCCTGGTTTGAGTCGGGTTGCCCAAACAGAAGTATCTCGTAACTGTTCAAAAATTTTACAAGCTACTTTTTCTAGCTGATTTGGGCAATAAGTTTTACAGTCTGGCACTGGATGAGGACAAGCTAACAATCGTAAAAAGTTCATTGTTTCGATGCTGCGAGAGGCGCTAAGATAGCCCATCAAGGGAATTTGAGCATCACGCATCTGCTGCCAAGCTTCCAGGATGGGGGGTAAAATGCGATCGCGGGCATCCATCGGCAATTGTTCTAAGAACCAGTAAATTAACGAACCATCTACCATCGCCAATGCTGGTGCTTCCCCTTTCGCTGCACATGCAAGTTCTGCCAATACCGTTGTTTCTGAAGCAGTGCGGCGGAAACTCATCCATTCTTCGGTTCTAATTCCCCACTGCCGAGACATGTATAAATCTTCCGGGCGATAAAATACCTCTGGCAAACTATCAAGTAGCGGATGGCGATTTTGCCCGTAGTGTAAGACCACTCTACCGATATTTAAAAGATAACAGTAAGCAATTTCGTGATGGTTGGGGGCAATTTGGGAACCATCAGTAGCGATGACAGTATGAATTTTTGGAGGAACTGGGATATCAATGCAGGTTTCTAACGGCTCAATTGGGGTAGCATTAGCAAAGAGAATGCGATCGCGCCATTTTTCCTGGCGATCGATTAAATCTTGTTGAGACTCGTAAGCATTTTTTAGATGTTGTTGCGCCAATTCTAAACGCTGACGACTGGCAACAGCTTCTAAAGTAAGATGCTGACTTAAACCCTGCATTTGTCGCGCCAGTTTTGTAAGGTCAAGCATAAAAGTAAGTGCTGAGTGAGGAGTGAATAGTTATGAGTTATTATTTCACCTAAATAGAAAAACGTAAGCTTCTGGTTTCTAATCTTTGCTATCTATCCCACTTCGTTACCATTTTGCCTCGGAATAGATTCCGGAGCTAATAACTAAAATTCTCTTCAGACGACTAAATAAATAGATTTCAGTCCACTTGAGTGGGCTTGGATTATCAGCCAGGAACTTAAGTTCCTGGCGGAATATCGGTAAATGCAACAATTTGACTATTACAAACATCTGGACAATGACAAGCCGTTTTAGGATAAAGGCATCAAGAGATGATTGCAACGTATTTCATATATTTAAAGCCAAGCAGAGAAATCTTTGGAAAAGAGAGACAGTGATAACAGATGAATTCGCGGATCATTTTGGGCGGCTTCCCGTTCTGCTTGGGTATTATAACCCCAGTCGGCGAGGAAGAGTTTCACATCTTCAAGGTCTGCTTGCTGTTGGACTAACTGCAAAGTCTTTAGTCTATCTTCTACAAACCAGAGACTCACTGCTTTGTTTTCTACTTTCTGCTTTAAATCTCGCAAAATTTCATATTTAGGACGCTTGACTTCTTTGCCAATAATTGCTTCTGCTGGTAAATTCACTCCTTCTTGTTGCAACAATTGTTGGACAAAACGCCCTTCTTTAGTTGTCACAATGTATAGTTTAACTCCACTGTCAAGAGTTAATTTGATTTTTTCTATTATACCTGGATAAAATCTATGCAGACTTAGCCAACCATCTAAATCTGTGGTAATCCATTCATCTCGTTGCTTATCTAGTTTCGCGCCAATTTCTCTTGCTTGCAGCTTGTCATCTAACAAAAGTTTTGGGGCGATGCTTGCCCATTCATGAAGAATTTTCTCATCAGGAATTCCATCTACCAAGGCTTTGATTAAAACGGGCATTTCCCAACCTGTTTCAATTACAGGTCGTAGGCGATAGAATCTTAAAGCTAAATCATCTGGTGGTGTGTCGTTAGTAAAAGACCAAATTTCACAGTAGGTACGCCATGCTACCTCAAAATATTCAATTAGTCCGTCGCATATGACTCCATCAAAGTCTAGGGCTAAAATTGTGGGACTACTTGCTGTCATTGTTTTGAGGATGAAACTGCTGTTGCCAGCTTAACTGAACTAACAATGATTTGTTGTATCACAACTGTAGCCAGGAAAAATAGCCCTCTTTTGTCACTTTCCGTGAGGGCGATCGCTAGAAGCCTCATGAGGCAATGAATACAAGCTATACTATTAGAAAAAAATCGGTTTTGTATTTGTTATTAGGAAATAATCGCGCGATCGCAGGCTATACAAAAGCTCTAGAATTCAGAAATGGCAAAAGTTTTCGGAGAGTGACAGAAGAGGGATAGTCTGGATGATTGCAAGTTCCACACTGCCTTCCTGCGTTTCCACAACGCAGTAGTTGACTGGGTGGGGAAGAATGAACCGGAAAATGCCCCTACCTCAACGAGCACGAGGATGAGCATGACCTTGTTTGGAACCCCTCCAAAGGTGTCAAGTTGCCAAATGCTTGGTGGCAAAATTCGCGCGATTAGTGATTTTCTGGAGTTTGCGGGAGTGCCGCCAACATCATAATGTTAACTAATAGTAGTTACTACTGAACAACGCAGCAACTTAATACGGTTAGCAAACGCTTGTAGAGACTTTATAATACAAAGTCTCTACACGCCGGAAAATCAGCATAATTCAAAGATTATGGTGTGAGCTTTCTGCTGCTCAAGGTAAAAATACCGTATTTAGGACTGAATAACAACGCCAAAATAAAGAATCCCGATACTACTAAAACGATCGCAGGGCCAGAGGGCAAGTTATAAAAGTAGCTAAGATACATACCGCTAATACTAGAAATTACGCCAATTACCGCACCCAAAATCATTACTTGGTTGAGGCGTTTAACTAATAAATAGGCGGTAGCTCCTGGTGTAATTAAAAGTGATAATACTAAAATGACACCGACAGCTTTCATGCTGGCGACTATTGTTAAAGCTATTAGCACCATAAGTCCAAAGTTCAGCCGATTGACGGGCAAACCTGCGGCTTGAGCGCCTAAAGGATCAAATGTGTAAAATAAAAGCTCTTTATATAATAAAAGAACAACTATTAAAACAATAGTGGCAATAATAGCAGTATCCCGCACTTCATCAATAGTAACACCGAGAATGTTACCGAAAAGGAAGTGGTTAAGGTCGATTTTGTTATCTTTTTGAATAACAGTAATTAAAGTGATACCAAGGGCAAAAAATGCTGAAAAAACTATGCCCATTGCCGCATCTTCTTTAATTGGCGATCGCACTCTAATCCAAGCGATCGCCATTGTACTCAAAACTCCGGCTATAAATGCCCCAATATATATATTTGCTCCTACCATAAAAGCGATCGCTAGTCCTGGCAAAACTGAGTGACTGATGGCATCACCCAGCAAGGCTAGTCGCTGTACCATTAAGTAGCTGCCTACAACTGCACACAACATCCCAACTAAAATAGCAATCACCAGCGATCGCTGCATAAAGCCGTATTGCAACGGCTCAATTAATGCTTGTAACATATTTTATTATTTGTCATTTGTCAGTTGTCCTTTGTCATTTATCAGTTATCCTTTGCAAATGACCAATGACGAATTACAGTTTAGGCAGCGTCTGAAAAGTACATTACTTTACCACCATAAGCGAGATGTAGGTTCTCTTGTGTAAGTACTTGTTGGCGTGAACCTGTGGCGATTAATTCACGATTTAGTAATATTAAATCATGAAAGTGGGTGATTGATTCCCCTAAGTCGTGGTTGACTACTAGCACGATTTTGTTATCGGCGGCGAGTTCATGGAAGACTTCAAAAATCACTGCCTGGGTTTTTTGATCAATGCCTACTAAAGGTTCATCAAAGCAGAAGATTTCTGCTTGCTGTGTTAAAGCACGGGCTAAAAATACCCGTTGTTGTTGTCCTCCTGATAATTGTCCAATGGGGCGATCGCAATATTCGCTCATCCCAACTCTTTCTATGGCATTTTTCGCTACTTGGCGGCTAACTGTCGAGAAGCTACGCAACCAGCCTGTTTTCTTTACCCGTCCCATCATAACTACATCCCAGACTGTGGCAGGGTAAGTCCAGTCAATTTGGCTACGTTGTGGTACATAGGCAACTTTCTCTAGTTGTTGCATCAAGGGTTTGCCTTCGCATAGCACCGTACCACTACTAACAGGAACCAAGCCTAACATTGCTTTCATCAGCGTACTTTTGCCAGCACCGTTGGGGCCAAAAATACCCGTTAGTTTTCCCGGTTTGACCATGCAGTTAACGTCCCTTAAAGCTTCTTGTGTTCGGTAGTATACCCCTAAATGGGCAATGCTAATTGCTGCTTTGGAACTCATGTCAAAAGCTTTAACAGTTTTTGCAGGCATTTCCTCTATTTTTGTCTGGGATAGGCTCAATCTTGCAGGAAAAGAGACATTTTTCATAATCAAGGTTTAAATATTTATTTCTTGAGCTTACTATAAAAATGAGAGAAATATGAAAAAATCTATAATTAGATGTAATATCCAAGATAAATGAAACTAATACTAGAGATAGACGGCAGTAATCCTTACGGCAAGGCAATAATCAGCAGGATGAAGGAAAAAATTCTTTTTCAGCTTTGTTTGGGAATTCTTGTGCCTTTGGCTTTATTCAGTTGTACTCAGAAAGACTCAAACTCTAACACTGCCAAGGGAGATAAGCCGCGAGTGGTTGCAACAAGTACCATCATTGCTGATTTGGCACAAGAGGTTGCAGGAGACGAAATTCAACTAAGTGGAATCCTAAAACCGGGTACTGATCCCCATGTTTACGAACCAGTACCAGCAGACAGCAGGGTTTTGGAAGAAGCCGACTTAATTTTGTATAACGGCTACAACCTGGAACCGGGGCTGATTAAATTGATGAATGCTTCTGGTGGTAAGGTACAAAAGTTAGCTGTAGGGGAAGCTGTCAAATCTTTGCAGCTTGATAAAGGTAAAAACGAAATTGTGCCAGATCCGCACGTTTGGGGTAGTGCAGAAAATGCGATCGCAATGACGAATGTAATACGGGATGCTTTAATTAAGCAATCACCTGAAGATAGAGAAAAATTTACTCAAAAGGCATCGCAACTTACTAATGAATTAAAACAGTTGCATAGTTGGATTAATCAACAGATTCAAACTATCCCCACAGATAAGCGCAAACTGGTAACAACCCATGATGCATTCCAATATTATGGACGTGCTTATGGGATTGCGATCGCAGGCACTTTAATTGGGATTAGTACCGAAGAGCAACCAAGCGCTCAAACAGTTCAGCGATTGGTAGAGTCAATTAAAAAAATAGGAGTTTCTGCAATTTTTGCTGAGACTACAATTAACCCAGCTTTAATTAAAACTGTTGCCCAAGAAGCAGGGGTTAAATTAGCACCAAATCAACTATATTCTGATTCAATTGGCGCTAAGGGAAGTCCAGGAGATTCGTACATCAAAATGATGGAAGCGAATACTCGTACAATTGTAGAAGCATTGGGGGGGAAATATACCCCATTTCAACTAAAGAAGTAAATTCATCAGAGTAAATATCTAACCTAAGACGTGTTCTTCTCAAAGTCTCTCCAGAGAAAGAACTCTTTGTATCCTCGATTTTTTAGAATGTTACTAGTAAAGCTAGTATTTTCAATACCTGAAAAAGCCATGACTGATAAAAATCAAGAAAACCAAATTAATCAACCAGTAGCTGAGGATACACATTTACGCGAAGAACCGAACGTCAATGAAAGAAACTTAACAGCAAATCCAGGAGATAGAATTGCTGATGAGTCTCAATCTGTTGAAGAAAAGGCTAAACAGGTAGCTGTAGATGATGTACCAGATATTACAGGTGACAAAATCACAGTCCCAACTTATTTTGTTGTAGATGAACCCGATGGCACAAAAAAAGCACTCCACCACGTTAAAGATGCTGAAGAGATTTCTGACATGATTCGTGAAGCACGAGTTGACGAAAATGGAAATCGAATTTGGTGGTAGCCCTTCATTAAAAAAATACGGGGACACAGGAGCGGGAAGAGTTATTTCTTTGCGTCCCCCTATCTGTCTTTTGTGAGCAAGTTAATTATTAATAACGCAATCAAAATCTGGAAAGTTTCCAGGGTAGACGGTAATGGCAAATGTCACAACTATCAAAGAGTTGGCATATTGGAGTACGCCAGAAATTAAAAATAAAATTTTAGAACTTGTTAATGGTCATAATATAAAACCGTTAAAGGTCAAAGTAGAATTTTATAAAATGAATTAGCACCATATTTTGCAGAGTTGAGCCGACGTAACCCTTTTGGCAAAGTTGCAGAGCAAGTGGCGATCGTCACAGGAATATGGATGCCAATATGGTCTACTATACCTTTTCAAGATATTTTACCTGGTAGGATACACGAGTAGTCTTACTAAATTTTTCATAATGATGGTTTCTATGCAAATATTGCCCGCTATGCACCAGGGCATCAGTCTGGTTTTTGGCAAAAATTTGCGTCAAAGCTACCAGCTTGTGATTTAATGGTGTTGCAAAATTATTCCATTCGAGATGAACAGTGGGATATTAAAAATGTTGGAATATTCCAAGTATTGAAGAATAGAGAAATTCCATTGACAATTGACTATGCAGACGAGTGGTTTACAACAACAGTTGAATCTAAATTTAAGAAAGCAGCGCCAAACATAGAGTTAGAGCAAGAACTCAAATTAAAAAATATAGACAGAAATACTGTCAAGAAATTAGAAAAAGTTTACCTAGCTACTTCTTTTTTAGAGCATCTATATATAGATAATGACTTTCGGTTAGTTAAAACTCAACGAGAAGCAACACAGCGGCCAAGTTATACTATTGCTGTTCGCAAAGGTTGAACTAACACAATTTTTAACGCTATGCTGCCACTACAACGACAAGTTAGTTCTACCGACAGCTACAACTATCCCTCTTCTGTCACTCTCCGAAAACTTTTGCCATTTCTGAATTCTAGAGCTTTTGTATAGCCTGCGATCGCGCGATTATTTCCTAATAACAAATACAAGACCGATTTTTTTCTAATAGTATAGCTTGTATTCATTGCCTCATGAGGCTTCTAGCGATCGCCCTCACGGAAAGTGACAAAAGAGGGCTATCTGCTATTCTTGCCCAATGGGGTACATGCAGACGGAGGCGATGTCTACGACGGGCTACGCCTACGCACCCAAAGACAACAGCTACTTTTGCCAACAATCCTGTTTTTACATGGTGCGGGTCAGAGAGGTTCTAACTTAGATGATGTGAAAAAGTACGGCGTCCCCAAGATTGTAGAACAACAGGCGGATTTTCCCTTTATTGTCATTTCACCCCAATCTCCGCGCGGTGAATATTGGAATGTAGAGCGATTAAGCATCCTTCTGGATCAGGTTATTGCATCCTATCCCGTTGATCCAGATCGACTTTACCTGACCGGTTTAAGCATGGGTGGTTATGGAACATGGCATTTAGCAGCAGCACAGCCAGAACGATTTGCTGCGATCGCGCCTATCTGTGGCGGTGGTAATCCACAAGCAGCACGTAATCTGAAAAATCTTCCTGTGTGGGCATTTCACGGAGCCAAAGATAATGTAGTTCCCTTAAGCGAGTCTGAAATCATGGTTTCTGCACTCAAAGCCCGCGACGGAAATGTGAAATTTACAGTTTACCCAGAAGCGATCGCAATACAACAATCCAGCATCGGCGGTGGAAGCCTATGAATTAAATTCCTCAGAATTCACGCAAGGGCGATTGCTAAAACTTCAATATATTTTCATTAAAAATATTTGTTAGTGCCCATAAATTAGAACTTCTAAAAGTCGTCGCTTCCACCTTTGACATTAAAGTA
It includes:
- a CDS encoding HAD family hydrolase; protein product: MTASSPTILALDFDGVICDGLIEYFEVAWRTYCEIWSFTNDTPPDDLALRFYRLRPVIETGWEMPVLIKALVDGIPDEKILHEWASIAPKLLLDDKLQAREIGAKLDKQRDEWITTDLDGWLSLHRFYPGIIEKIKLTLDSGVKLYIVTTKEGRFVQQLLQQEGVNLPAEAIIGKEVKRPKYEILRDLKQKVENKAVSLWFVEDRLKTLQLVQQQADLEDVKLFLADWGYNTQAEREAAQNDPRIHLLSLSLFSKDFSAWL
- a CDS encoding metal ABC transporter permease produces the protein MLQALIEPLQYGFMQRSLVIAILVGMLCAVVGSYLMVQRLALLGDAISHSVLPGLAIAFMVGANIYIGAFIAGVLSTMAIAWIRVRSPIKEDAAMGIVFSAFFALGITLITVIQKDNKIDLNHFLFGNILGVTIDEVRDTAIIATIVLIVVLLLYKELLFYTFDPLGAQAAGLPVNRLNFGLMVLIALTIVASMKAVGVILVLSLLITPGATAYLLVKRLNQVMILGAVIGVISSISGMYLSYFYNLPSGPAIVLVVSGFFILALLFSPKYGIFTLSSRKLTP
- a CDS encoding metal ABC transporter ATP-binding protein, yielding MPAKTVKAFDMSSKAAISIAHLGVYYRTQEALRDVNCMVKPGKLTGIFGPNGAGKSTLMKAMLGLVPVSSGTVLCEGKPLMQQLEKVAYVPQRSQIDWTYPATVWDVVMMGRVKKTGWLRSFSTVSRQVAKNAIERVGMSEYCDRPIGQLSGGQQQRVFLARALTQQAEIFCFDEPLVGIDQKTQAVIFEVFHELAADNKIVLVVNHDLGESITHFHDLILLNRELIATGSRQQVLTQENLHLAYGGKVMYFSDAA
- a CDS encoding metal ABC transporter substrate-binding protein codes for the protein MKEKILFQLCLGILVPLALFSCTQKDSNSNTAKGDKPRVVATSTIIADLAQEVAGDEIQLSGILKPGTDPHVYEPVPADSRVLEEADLILYNGYNLEPGLIKLMNASGGKVQKLAVGEAVKSLQLDKGKNEIVPDPHVWGSAENAIAMTNVIRDALIKQSPEDREKFTQKASQLTNELKQLHSWINQQIQTIPTDKRKLVTTHDAFQYYGRAYGIAIAGTLIGISTEEQPSAQTVQRLVESIKKIGVSAIFAETTINPALIKTVAQEAGVKLAPNQLYSDSIGAKGSPGDSYIKMMEANTRTIVEALGGKYTPFQLKK
- a CDS encoding carboxylesterase family protein: MTKEGYLLFLPNGVHADGGDVYDGLRLRTQRQQLLLPTILFLHGAGQRGSNLDDVKKYGVPKIVEQQADFPFIVISPQSPRGEYWNVERLSILLDQVIASYPVDPDRLYLTGLSMGGYGTWHLAAAQPERFAAIAPICGGGNPQAARNLKNLPVWAFHGAKDNVVPLSESEIMVSALKARDGNVKFTVYPEAIAIQQSSIGGGSL